The Streptomyces sp. ICC1 DNA window GGCCGTGGCGGGGATCAGGGCGGTGCCGGCGATGGCGGCGACGACGGTGGCGGCGGAGGCGGCGCGGAGGGCGATGGTGCGAGCGGACATGGTGGACTCCCCCAGGAATCATCAAGAGCTAAAGGCAGTGGCGGCCGAGTGGCCGAGAGGCAGAGCAGAGGTGGAGCGGCCGAGCGAGGTGGCCGGCGGTTCGACGCCGGTCCGGTGGAGCTTGGTTCTCGCCGGCGGCCCGGTTACTTTCCCCCGGTCGCTGCTGCGATGAACTGATCTTCACACAGGCCACATCTCCAATCCGTCGTCGGAATGTCACCGCCGTGCAACAGGCCCCTGAGAGCGTCACGCACCGTCTGACCTGCGGAGATAGCGGAATGATCGCGCCCTGTTTAGTCCCGTGCGATCAAGTGCTCCAGCGGCCCCGCCGGATACGGGGTCTCCACCGGGAGGAGGGCGCGTGCCGCCTCCGGATCACCGGCGCGGAGCAGCCCGTGGATCTCCCGGGCCAGCGCGGTCACATCGCGGATCGAGACCGTCCACTCGTCGGCGTACGCCCGCGAGGCCGGTCCGGACAGCCCCAGTTGGAGCGATCGGTACGGCAGCGGGTTCAGGTGCAGGTCGCGCTCCGGGTCCCACTGGATGCGGGCGGCGGAGGTCCGCAGCGCCTCCTTCCAGGCCGCCTGGTCGCGGTGCACGGCCGGGACGTAGTGGGAGAGGCAGGCGTCGCGCAGCGCCCGGTCGAAGCCGGCGCGGGTGATCTCGACGGCCAGGACGGTCTCCTGGTCGGCCTTGGCGGCCCAGCCGCAGCGGTACATCATCCACAGGAACGACGGCTTGACCCACGTCATCCGCTCCCGCTTCCACTCGGGCGGGAAGCGGCCGTCCCGGGCGGCGGGCAGCCCCAACCGGGGACCGTACGCCTGGTACACGGTGAGGGTGTCGGCCGTGTGGGAGGCCCGGATCTGGTGCCGGGGGATGTCTGACATGGCTCCAGGGTGCGGACCCGGCCCCCTCCGGGGCCAGGGATTTTCCCCGGCCCCCGGCCGGACCTGGTCCTGCGGCCGGACCCGCTCCTGCGGCTGGACCCGCTCCTGCGGCCGGACCCGCTCCTGCGGCTAGACCTGGTCCTCCGCCAGTTCCGCGACGCCCGTGATCCGGTGCAGCGCGTACGTCCGCACCTCGTCCGCCGTGTGGTCGTAGCCGGTGACGAAGCCGCCCTCCACCCGCACCGGGGCGATGACGCGCTGGCTGGCCGCCCCGTCGGCGTTGACGTAGCCGATCCACACCGCCGACCCGGTCATCGCGGCCGCCTGCACCGTCGCCAGGGTCTCCGCCGCGCTGGTGCGCGGGAGTTCGCCCGGGACACCGGTCCCGCCGGAGGCGGAGGAGGCCGGCTCCTTGCGGACCGCCGTCGCCGCCATGTCGCCCGCGCGGATGGCCCGTACGGCCGCCCCCAGCAGCGTCGCGTCCGGCACCGGAGGCCCGTCCGGCACCGGGACGGGTGCCGAGCGCGCGGGCGTGCGGTGCGCGTCGGCCCGCGCGAGGAGGACGTCACCGGTACGGGACTCCGCCGCCGGGGCGTACCCCATGGCCCGCAACCCGTCGAGCAGCGCGGTCGGTTCGGCCTGCGCGGCCAGCACCGTGGGCGCCAGCCGGCGCAGGCCCAGGCCCGAAGAGCGCTTGTCGGCCAGGATCTCGTTCAGCATGCCGTCGTCGTCGCAGCGCACGTACGAGGAGGCCGCGCCGACCCGCAGGTGCCCGTGGCGCCGGGCCACGTCGTCGATCAGGTACGACAGCGGTTGCGGTACCGGGGTGCGGCTGTGCTCGGTGAGGAACGCCTGCAGGTCGACGGCGGTGTGGCCGGCGTCCAGGGCGCGGCGCACCGACCCGGGCGTGAACCGGTACACCGTGGCGCCGCCCTTGGACTCCACGTCGGCGAGCACGGCCAGCACCTCGGCGAGCGGCCGGCGCAGCGGTCCCGGGGCCACCGCCGTCAGGTCGGCCTGGAGCAGTACGTGGTCCACCGGCTCGGGCAGCAGCGGCGCGAGCAGCGGCGCCGGGTCGCGGCCCTCCAGCAGGGCGCGGCCGGGCGCGGAGAGCGCGCCCCGGCCGGTGACGCCGAGGATCTCGGCCTCGGTCAGCGTCCAGTGCGCGAGGCGGGCGCGCAGCTCGCTCGTACCGCGTACCGGGCGCTCCCACGCGAGGCGGGCGAGGAGCGCCGCCGGGTCCGGGGAGCCGCCCTCGGGCAGGTCGGCGAGCAGGCGCAGGATGCGGCGGCGCACCTCGGGGGCGGCCGAGCGGTCCAGCTCCGGGCCGAGCACCGACAGGGTGCGGCCCTTCGTGTCCTGTTCGCCGACCAGGCCGGCCGTCCGCGTGGCGGCCAGCCAAGCGGCCGCCAGCACCGGCCAGCGCTCGGCGGGCGGCAGTTCGCACCAGCCGTCGAAGGCGGGGGTCGGCGCGTACCGCTCGTCCGCCTCGCCGTCACTGGCCAGCAGGCCCGCCGCGTAGGCCAGTTCGATCCAGAACGCCGCCGAGGGCTCGTTGGTGTCCAGCGAGGCCGCGGCCCGCTTCAGGTCCCGTACGGAGAGCCCGCCCGCCCGGAGCACGGCCGGACCGGTGTGCTCCCAGGACTTCACCAGCTCCTCGACCGTCGACAGCGCGGCCAGCGCCTGGCCGGCCGCGTTCGCGTCCACAAGCTGTGGACGGTGCTCGCGGCGCGCGGGAACGGCCGGGGCCAGCGGCTCCGTCACCCGGTGCGCGAGCCCGCCGCGCAGGTGCAGCGCCACCTCGCGCGGCAGCAGTACCGTCCGCGCCGACGCGGGCAGCAGCAGGCCCCGGTCGCGCAGCCAGCGCACCGGAGGAGCCGGATGGGGGGTGACCTCCCCGTACGGCGGCCCCCACACGAGCCGCCCGAGCACCTGGTGGGCCTCGGCCGGAGCCTCGTCGAGCAGCGCCGACATCCGGACGGGGTCCGTGAACAGGCCCGTCAGGGCGGTCACCGCGGAGACCGGGTCGTGGGTCGCGGGCAGCCCGACGGCCGCCACGATCTCCTGGATCCGGGTCGGGGACATGCCGGCGGTGGCCTCGGCGACGGTCGGGCCGAGCCCGGTGGGGGAGGGCCGGGACGCGGCGGGCGCCAGCAGCTCGCGGGCGGTGCGCACCAGGCGCAGCCGCTGCTCGTCGCCCCATACGAGGGCCTGCTCGCGCAGGGTCGCGAGCGCGCGGGGCAGCTCGGCGCGGGCCCCGTTGTCCGCGGCGGACGTGGTCCCGGTGTCGCCGGTGAGCAGCGACTCCAGCACGGCGTACGGGCAGGGCTCCGGGGCCACCGCGAGGGCTTCGGCGCTCTGCAGGGCGAACCGGTCGAGGCGGTCCAGCGCGCGCACCACGGAGGCCCGGGTCCCGGCCCGCGTCGCCAGCTGCGTGACGTCCCCCGGCACCGGGTTCAAAAGGTCCGGGCGGGCGTGCAGGAGGGCGGCGAGTCCCGCGTCGTCACGGGAGCGCAGCGCTTCGGCGAGGGAGCGCGGAGCGCTTCCCGCGGTGCTCGGGTCAGGCACGGTCGTCGCCTCCTGGTCGCGTCGGCCGGTCAGTCGGCCGGTCCCCATCCGGCCAACGGTATCCGCTGTGCCCTCGGCAGCTCCACGGGCGCACGCGCTACCTTCGCAACAGGCGGGACGGGAGGAGCCGGGGCGTGGGCATCGAGAGCGACCATCTGGTCTACGAATATCTGAGCCGGGTAGGGGACTTGGCGCAGCGGCGCCAGCTGTCGTCGGGGGACCGGATGCGGCTGGTGTCGGGGTTGCGGGACGAGATCGACCGGCGGCGGGCGCGGTACGAGCCGGAGACGCCGGCGGCGGTGCGGCGCATCCTGGAGCGGATCGGCACGCCGGAGGAGGTCGTCGGCACGATGTCGGCGGCGGGCCCGCCGGACCCCGGGCAGGCGCCGCCGGCCGTGCCGGTGCAGCGCGGGGCCGCGCCGCCGCACCTGGCCGGGCTCGACGAGCTCGGCAAGGGTGAGGTGATGGAGCCCGACTGGTGGCGGGTCGCGCCGGAGTCCTCGGTCGAGGGGTTCGCGGGCGGGATCGAGATCCCGGAGCTGTTCAAGCGGCCGGCGACGAAGGAGCCCGCCGGGGACGCGGACGCGGACGCGGACCAGCAGGACGGCCCGGGCGGTCCGGAGGCACCGGCGGGGCCGCCGACCCTCCTGCGGTTCCTGAAGGAGCGGCGGCGGGCGAGGGCGGAAGCGAAGGCCGAGGCGAAGGCCGCCGACGAGGCCGCCGGGAAGGCTCCGGCCGGGCCGCGGCCGAAGCCGCACGCGTTCCTGCTGCTCGCCGCCGTCGCGCTGGTCGCCGGCGCGGTCTCCGGCCAGTGGCTGCTGCTCGCCGGGGGCTGGCTGCTCGCGTACGCCTCGCGGGTGCTGGGTCCCGCGGAGCGCAAGTGGGTCGTCTTCGGGCTGCCGGGGGCGGTGTTCGCCGCAGCGGTGGTGTGGCTGTGGGGCCGGCAGGACGGGCGCTGGGGTTTTTTTTTTGNNNNNNNNNNNNNNNNNNNNNNNNNNNNNNNNGTGGATCGTCGGCAGCGTCATATGTGTATAAGAGCCAGGGGTGGTGGTGGGGGCTCACCACTCGGCGAACGAGCCGTCTTCGTGGCGCCACACGGGGTTGCGCCACGCGTCGAAGCGGAACGGCTCGGGGTCGGTGACGTGGTCGAGGAACTCCCGGCGGGTGAAGAGGCGTTCACCGAGGGCGAGGGCGAGGGCGAGGGGGATGTTGGTGGCGTTCACCCGATCGGAGCCGGCCTGCATGCGCTCGGGGAGGACGGGCTCCTGCGCACGCACCGGCTCGGCGCGCCCCTCGATGACGGGCTCGCCCCGGCCGACGACGCCCTCGTCGGTCTCGACGCGCACGAACAGCCGGCGGGGCGGGGCCGTGAACGTCTCGATACGGGTGATCTTCACTGCGGACGGTGTCCTCTCCTGGTGGGGATGGCAGGACGTGTCTGCTGGTGCTGCGGGTAATGCCGGTGCCGCGGATACCACGGGCGCTGCGGACGCCGCTACGGGTACTGCGGGTGGTGCGGTACGGCTGTGTCCCCCTCAGGGGTGGTCGCGGCGGGCCATGTCGAGGAGGTCGAGCACGGCCGCGTGCGCGCCGTCCGCGTCCCCCGCGCGGACCTGGTCCACCACGGCCCGGTGGATCGCGTGCGGGTGCTCGAAGTCCCCCTCGTGCACCGTGCGGTCGCGTTCCACGAGGGCCGGGATGATCACCCGGTACATCTGGGTGAAGAACAGGTTGTGCGAGGCGGTCAGCAGCGCCAGGTGGAACGCGGCGTCCGCCCGTACGTGCAGGACCGGGTCGCTGCCGCTCGCGGCCATCGCCGCCAGCGCCGCGTCCAGCGCGGCCAGGTCCTGCTCGGTCGCCCGTACGGCGGCCAGCGCGGCCGCGGCCGGTTCGATCGAGCGGCGCAGCTCGAGCAGGTCCGAGAAGAAGCAGTCGGGTGCGCCGGCCGCGAGCTTCCAGCGCAGGACGTCGGCGTCGAAGAGGTTCCAGTCGGTGCGCGGGCGCACGAAGGTGCCGCGCTTCTGGCGGGCGTCGAGCAGGCCCTTGGCCATGAGCACCTTGACGGCCTCGCGGAGCACGGTCGTGCTGACGTCGAGCTCTTCCAGGAGCCGGGGGAGGTCGAGCGTTGCCCCCTCGTCGTACGTGCCGTCGAAGATCCGGCGGGCCAGCTCTTCCACTGCGGCCTTGTGGACCCCGCGGCCGGCGTACGCGGCTTCGGTGCTCAACGACGTTTCCCCTCTCCGGGTAGGGTTTTCGGGCCTTTGGTCCCTACTTGACCCCCCGGCAAGGCAAAGACTTGCACAAGTAATCGTTAATTAGCAATTATTGCGCCGGGCTCCGGAATCCCTGATTCCGGCCGCTCCCGTCTACCGCGCGGCGGCCCGGTACCGGCGGCCGACCTGGCACCGGTGGCCGGTCCGGCCTGCCGAAGCGCGGGATCGGGCAAGTACCGCTTCGCGCCGAGACCTCGCTCAGGCGGGCCGGCCGACGGGCCTCCTGGTGGTGGTGCGTGCCCGCTGCTCCCGCGCCGCCTGCTCGGGGTGGCGGGCGCGCCAGTACGGATTGTCGTGCGGCAGGGCGCTGCCGACCCGCCCGTACATGCCGAACCACATCAGCATCACGCCCACCACGAAGCTGAACAGCACGTTCGGGATGTGGAAGGCCAGGAAGTTCAGCCCGGTGTCGAGCAGCGCCAGGTTCAGGAACCCGCTCGCGATGAACAGCAGGCCCAGCACGATGTTGAGGGTCGACGCGAAGCTCCCTCCGATCACCATCCCGGTGAACAGCAGCGCTCCGATGCAGATCGACAGGACGCTCAGCGCGCCGTTGGTGTTCAGGGCGAGCACCGTGTCCCCGCCGGTGTCGAAGAAGCCGACCCGGTCGATGAGCCCCAGGATCCCGAAGACCACCAGCAGCAGCCCGGTCAGGCCCGCGCCGACCCGGTAGACCTTGCTGAGCTTGTGATCGGCGGGCAGGTGGTCATCGAGCCGGGCGTTGACGGGGCGCAGCAGCCGGCGCGCCATCCCCTCGGACGGCTCCGCCGGGTGGGACGGCGGACGGGGCTCGTGGGCGACGTACGGCGCGTAGTTCTCGTGCGACTCGTGGCACCCGTAGAGCGCATGTGGCGCGTAGGACTCAGGCGGTGCGGGAGGCGCCTGGGCCGCGCGGGGCGCGCGGGATGTACGAGGCTTGCGAGACGGCTGGGAAGCGTGGGCGGCCATGGCGCCCTCCTCTGCTCCGTTCCAGCATCCGCCGACGCCCACCCGGGGACAACCCCGGCGCGCTCAGCCGCCTCAGCCGTGGCCCCGCTCGGTCCGGATGTCCGACACCACCCGGTGCGCGGCCGACCGTACGGCCTCCATCTCCTGCAGGAAGGCCCAGTAATCGGGGTGGCGGTCCTCCAGAGCGGCCAGGGCCCGGTCCACCCGGGCCACCGCCTCGTCCAGCGGGCGCGCGTGCCGCGCCTCCGGGACCGTACGGCCCTCCATGGCCAGCCGCTGCGCGTCCCGGATCGCGAACCGCGTCCGCTGCACCTCGCCCTGCGGATCCCGCGCCACCGCCTCCAGCCGCGTCAGCCGCTCCTGGGCCGCCGAGACCGCCTCGTCGGTCGCGTCCAGTGCGACCCGCACCGCCTCCACCAGCGCCGCGACGTCGGCCCAGCGCTGCTGGTCGCGCGCCCGGCCGGCCTCCGCGAGCCGGTCCTCGGCCTGCGCGACATCCCGTACCGCCTGCTCCGGCACCTGCTGGAGGTCCTGCCAGCAGGCCGCGCTGAAACGCCGGCGCAGCTCGCTGAGGACCGGATCCACCCGGTCCGCCCGGTTGCGCAGCGCCTGCGCCCGGGTCCGCAGGCTCACCAGCCGCCGGTCGATCTCCGCGGCCCGCTCCGGGAGGCGCGCCGCCTCGGCCCGTATGGCCTCGGCGTCGCGCAGGATCCGGTCGGCGCGCTGCACGGTCTCCTGCACACCGTGCTGCCCGGCACCCTGGTTCAGCTTGGTCAGCTCCGGCCCCAGCGCCGCGAGCCGGGCGGCCAGGTCGTCGGCCCGCATCCCCTTCCCGCGCACGTCGTCCAGCGCCGTGCTCGCCGCGAGGAGCGCGGCCCTGGCCCGCTCCCGGGCCGGCGCCACCCGGGCCAGCTGCGTCTCGGCCTTGTCCAGCAGAGGCTGCAGCCCCTGCGCGAACCGGTCCAGCTCGCCCTTGACCCGTACGAGCTCGTCCTTGGCCCGGGTCAGTTCCTCCCGGGCCCGCGTCGCGGTGGCCGCCTCCAGCTCCGCGCGGTCGAGGTCGTGCGCGTCGACGGCATCGATGTACACGTGGCTGACCTGGTCGATCCGCTGCCCGAGCGCGACGAATCCCTCGCCCGCCCGGCGCGCCTCCGGTGAACCGTCCGCGGCCGCGATCGTCTCGATCGAGATCCGCAGATCCCGCTGCGCGGTGTCCAGCTCGTAGAACGCCGCGGCGGCGGCGTCCTTGGCCGCCTGCGCGTCCGCCCGCCGACTCTCGTCCCGCCCGCCGCCGAACCATCGCCGGGGTGCCGTCGTCACAGTTGCTCTCTCCCGTACGCGCCCGAATCGCCCCTGCCCCTACCCCGGTCCATTCTCCCTCACGGGAACGGGTTTGCGTGGGGGGTACGCCCTCGATGTAGGC harbors:
- a CDS encoding FCD domain-containing protein, with product MSTEAAYAGRGVHKAAVEELARRIFDGTYDEGATLDLPRLLEELDVSTTVLREAVKVLMAKGLLDARQKRGTFVRPRTDWNLFDADVLRWKLAAGAPDCFFSDLLELRRSIEPAAAALAAVRATEQDLAALDAALAAMAASGSDPVLHVRADAAFHLALLTASHNLFFTQMYRVIIPALVERDRTVHEGDFEHPHAIHRAVVDQVRAGDADGAHAAVLDLLDMARRDHP
- a CDS encoding DUF4291 domain-containing protein — encoded protein: MSDIPRHQIRASHTADTLTVYQAYGPRLGLPAARDGRFPPEWKRERMTWVKPSFLWMMYRCGWAAKADQETVLAVEITRAGFDRALRDACLSHYVPAVHRDQAAWKEALRTSAARIQWDPERDLHLNPLPYRSLQLGLSGPASRAYADEWTVSIRDVTALAREIHGLLRAGDPEAARALLPVETPYPAGPLEHLIARD
- a CDS encoding DUF4383 domain-containing protein produces the protein MARRLLRPVNARLDDHLPADHKLSKVYRVGAGLTGLLLVVFGILGLIDRVGFFDTGGDTVLALNTNGALSVLSICIGALLFTGMVIGGSFASTLNIVLGLLFIASGFLNLALLDTGLNFLAFHIPNVLFSFVVGVMLMWFGMYGRVGSALPHDNPYWRARHPEQAAREQRARTTTRRPVGRPA
- a CDS encoding helicase C-terminal domain-containing protein yields the protein MGTGRLTGRRDQEATTVPDPSTAGSAPRSLAEALRSRDDAGLAALLHARPDLLNPVPGDVTQLATRAGTRASVVRALDRLDRFALQSAEALAVAPEPCPYAVLESLLTGDTGTTSAADNGARAELPRALATLREQALVWGDEQRLRLVRTARELLAPAASRPSPTGLGPTVAEATAGMSPTRIQEIVAAVGLPATHDPVSAVTALTGLFTDPVRMSALLDEAPAEAHQVLGRLVWGPPYGEVTPHPAPPVRWLRDRGLLLPASARTVLLPREVALHLRGGLAHRVTEPLAPAVPARREHRPQLVDANAAGQALAALSTVEELVKSWEHTGPAVLRAGGLSVRDLKRAAASLDTNEPSAAFWIELAYAAGLLASDGEADERYAPTPAFDGWCELPPAERWPVLAAAWLAATRTAGLVGEQDTKGRTLSVLGPELDRSAAPEVRRRILRLLADLPEGGSPDPAALLARLAWERPVRGTSELRARLAHWTLTEAEILGVTGRGALSAPGRALLEGRDPAPLLAPLLPEPVDHVLLQADLTAVAPGPLRRPLAEVLAVLADVESKGGATVYRFTPGSVRRALDAGHTAVDLQAFLTEHSRTPVPQPLSYLIDDVARRHGHLRVGAASSYVRCDDDGMLNEILADKRSSGLGLRRLAPTVLAAQAEPTALLDGLRAMGYAPAAESRTGDVLLARADAHRTPARSAPVPVPDGPPVPDATLLGAAVRAIRAGDMAATAVRKEPASSASGGTGVPGELPRTSAAETLATVQAAAMTGSAVWIGYVNADGAASQRVIAPVRVEGGFVTGYDHTADEVRTYALHRITGVAELAEDQV